The DNA region CATAGAGATAACAAATGAATTTTTTCAAACTCTAGGTTATAGAACAAATTATTAATGCCATTAGATAAACAGGAACAAGCGATAAGATTACTGAACTTTAAGCCTTTATATCTTTAAAGGCTTAATTTTATCTAATGCTACAAAGTCTTTTTCTGTATGTAAAATGCAATTTTTTAAAGTGCTTATAATTTCTGCTCTTTCAAAGCTTCGCTTTGATGATGAGCGATTAAAGGCTCGATAAGCTCGTCAAAAAGCCCTCCCTCCATAATGGCATCAAGTCTATAAAGCGTAAGATTAATGCGATGGTCGCTAATGCGGTTTTGTGGGAAATTATAAGTGCGTATGCGTTCGCTCCTATCGCCACTTCCCACTTGAGACTTGCGTGCCTCGCTTTCTTTGGCTAATCTTTCACTTTCTTGCATTTCATAAAGTCTCGCTTTTAGGATTTTCATCGCACTTTCTTTATTTTTATGTTGAGATTTGCCGTCTTGATTGACGACAACTAAGCCACTTGGTATGTGAGTGATACGAACGGCTGAATCTGTGGTATTGACACTTTGTCCGCCGTGTCCTGAAGAACGCATAACATCGATTTTAAGGTCGTTTGGATTGATTTGAATTTCTATATCATCGACCTCTGGCATAATGGCGACTGTGATGGCTGAGGTGTGAATTCTACCTTGAGATTCTGTTTGAGGGATTCTTTGCACTCTGTGTGTGCCACTTTCAAATTTGAGCCTTGAGTAAGCTCCTGTGCCTTTAACAAGCATAATAAGTTCTTTAAAGCCTCCCGCACTGCCCTCACTTGAGCTAACAATTTCAATCTTATAGCCTCTTAAATCCGCATATCTTGCGTAAGCTTTGACTAAATCTCCCACAAACAAGGATGCCTCATCCCCTCCCGTCCCTGCACGAATTTCAAGGAAGATATTTTTTTCATCGTTTGGATCTTTAGGTAGAAGTAAGATTTTAATTTCTTCTTCAAAATTGATTTTTTCTTCTTCTAAATTTTTCAATTCTTCTTTAGCAAGTTCGCTAAATTCTGGGTCATTTAAAAGGGCTTTATTATCTTCAATTTGAGTGAGTGTATTAAAATAATCTTTTGTTTTTAAGACTATGGGTTCTAAATTTTTTTGCTCTTTGGAAAGAGAGGTCATTTTTTCTATATCATTAATAATTTTTGTATCGCTAAGAAGAGTGTTTAATTCTTCATAGCGTTTGAGAAAGGGTTGTAATTTTTCCGCTAACATTTAGGCGATTTTGTTGATTAAAAGGGCAAGTCTGCTCACGCGGCGTGCGGCAGTTTGTTTTTTAAGAAAGCCACGACTTACCATAGCGTGGATGCTTTTATTTGCGATTTTAAAAGCTTCGTTAGCTGCGTTTTTGTCATTATTTGCAGCAGCTTCTCTAACGGCTTTTGTGATGTTCTTAAGTCTAGTTCTATAAAATCTATTTCTTTCTGTTTTTTTGATGGTTTGTCTTGCTCTTTTTTCGGCGGATTTGTGATTTGCCATAAAATTTCCTTATCTTAAAATTAAAACTAGGATTATATAAAAGTAAAAGTTAAAATAGACTTAATTTAAGTAAAAATTAAAACAAAGTTTTCAAAGAAATATCCCAAGCGACTAGATTAAATTTAAGCAAAAAGCCGTAAATCACTGCACATAAAAGCCCAGCAAAAAGCCCTGCTAACATATCATCAAGCATTACGCCTAAGCCACCCTTGACCTTTTTGTCTATTTTGCCGATGATAGATGGCTTAGTGATGTCAAAAAAACGGAAAAAGATAAAGGCTAAGACGAAATTTAAAAGTGAATTTTCTGCACTTGCCGCAATAGCACAAGCTAAAAAAACTCCCGCCACTTCGTCAATGACGATGTGTTTATCATCGTGTTTTTGTGTCTTTTTTTCATAATCATCAATC from Campylobacter upsaliensis includes:
- the prfA gene encoding peptide chain release factor 1 is translated as MLAEKLQPFLKRYEELNTLLSDTKIINDIEKMTSLSKEQKNLEPIVLKTKDYFNTLTQIEDNKALLNDPEFSELAKEELKNLEEEKINFEEEIKILLLPKDPNDEKNIFLEIRAGTGGDEASLFVGDLVKAYARYADLRGYKIEIVSSSEGSAGGFKELIMLVKGTGAYSRLKFESGTHRVQRIPQTESQGRIHTSAITVAIMPEVDDIEIQINPNDLKIDVMRSSGHGGQSVNTTDSAVRITHIPSGLVVVNQDGKSQHKNKESAMKILKARLYEMQESERLAKESEARKSQVGSGDRSERIRTYNFPQNRISDHRINLTLYRLDAIMEGGLFDELIEPLIAHHQSEALKEQKL
- the rpsT gene encoding 30S ribosomal protein S20, translating into MANHKSAEKRARQTIKKTERNRFYRTRLKNITKAVREAAANNDKNAANEAFKIANKSIHAMVSRGFLKKQTAARRVSRLALLINKIA
- a CDS encoding phosphatidylglycerophosphatase A family protein, producing the protein MQRFYLTFFYSGSVKKAPGTFGTLAAMIPAFFVLRYLGEQTLFLLSILIFIASIRVIDDYEKKTQKHDDKHIVIDEVAGVFLACAIAASAENSLLNFVLAFIFFRFFDITKPSIIGKIDKKVKGGLGVMLDDMLAGLFAGLLCAVIYGFLLKFNLVAWDISLKTLF